From a region of the Thiorhodovibrio winogradskyi genome:
- a CDS encoding GNAT family N-acetyltransferase: MSETPIIRAMTRTEVDQLVDWAALEGWNPGLRDADIFWLTDPDAFIAAEFEGELIGGGAIAAYGDGFGFLGFFIVRPEYRGRGFGRKLWRELRERLAARLRPDATSGLDGVFAMQPHYARDGFVFSHRDIRFRVELSRAPEQQDEDAQPDLLVPLEQIPVDEILDYDRRCFPAPRERFLRAWIRQPGGYAFGYHQNGDLRGFGVARRCREGYKIGPLFADNGKIADALLRKLIQSVAVGPIFLDVPENNPAAVELAHAHQMVEVFGCARMHEGPTPQVDHSRIFGVTTFEFG, from the coding sequence ATGTCTGAAACTCCCATCATCCGCGCCATGACTCGCACCGAAGTCGATCAACTGGTCGACTGGGCGGCACTTGAGGGCTGGAATCCCGGCCTGCGGGATGCCGACATCTTCTGGCTGACCGACCCGGACGCCTTCATCGCCGCCGAGTTTGAGGGTGAACTCATCGGTGGTGGCGCCATCGCGGCCTATGGCGATGGCTTTGGCTTCCTTGGCTTTTTCATCGTCCGGCCGGAATATCGAGGTCGCGGCTTCGGGCGAAAGCTATGGCGGGAGCTGCGCGAGCGTCTCGCGGCGCGCCTGCGACCGGACGCGACCAGCGGACTTGATGGCGTCTTTGCCATGCAGCCGCATTACGCCCGCGACGGCTTCGTCTTCTCGCATCGCGATATCCGCTTTCGCGTCGAGCTTTCGCGGGCTCCCGAACAGCAGGACGAAGACGCCCAGCCGGACTTGCTGGTCCCGCTTGAGCAAATCCCTGTCGATGAGATTCTGGACTATGACCGCCGCTGTTTCCCGGCTCCGCGTGAACGCTTTCTGCGTGCCTGGATTCGGCAGCCCGGGGGATATGCCTTCGGGTATCACCAGAACGGAGACCTGCGCGGCTTTGGCGTCGCGCGCCGCTGTCGCGAGGGGTATAAGATTGGGCCCTTGTTCGCCGACAATGGCAAGATCGCCGACGCCCTGTTGCGGAAGTTGATCCAGTCCGTTGCGGTGGGGCCTATTTTTCTCGATGTTCCGGAGAACAATCCGGCTGCCGTGGAACTCGCCCATGCGCACCAAATGGTCGAAGTTTTCGGCTGCGCACGCATGCATGAAGGTCCCACGCCGCAAGTGGATCATTCGCGCATCTTCGGCGTCACCACCTTCGAGTTCGGCTGA
- the folD gene encoding bifunctional methylenetetrahydrofolate dehydrogenase/methenyltetrahydrofolate cyclohydrolase FolD: MSAQLLDGKRIAAKIRSQLQSKVEELLQHGSPRPGLAVVLVGNNAASQVYVRNKRKACTEVGFYSELHELPEHSSQSELLALIDRLNHDERIHGILVQLPLPEQIDDEAVIERIDPIKDVDGFHPYNVGRLSLRMPLLRPCTPKGVMTLLYQTDQPLEGLDAVVIGQSNIVGRPMALELLAARCTISVCHSRTRDLAAKARAADVLVVAIGHPRFVAGDWIKPGAMVIDVGMNRDQDGRLCGDVDFDSARERAGWITPVPGGVGPMTIASLLENTLQAAQLASKDPLSSPMRKLL, from the coding sequence ATGAGCGCACAGCTTCTCGATGGCAAGCGAATCGCCGCAAAGATTCGCTCCCAGCTTCAGTCCAAGGTTGAGGAATTGCTTCAGCACGGCAGCCCACGGCCGGGCCTGGCCGTGGTGCTGGTCGGCAACAATGCCGCCTCCCAGGTCTATGTGCGCAACAAACGCAAGGCCTGCACCGAGGTCGGATTTTACTCCGAACTGCATGAGCTACCAGAACACAGCAGCCAGTCCGAGCTCCTGGCGCTCATTGACCGGCTTAACCATGATGAGCGCATTCACGGGATTCTGGTGCAATTGCCGCTACCAGAGCAGATCGATGACGAAGCGGTGATCGAGCGGATCGACCCAATCAAGGATGTCGATGGCTTCCATCCCTACAATGTTGGGCGCTTGTCACTGCGGATGCCGCTGCTGCGTCCCTGCACCCCCAAGGGTGTGATGACCCTGTTGTACCAAACCGACCAACCACTTGAGGGGCTGGACGCGGTTGTGATTGGCCAGTCCAATATCGTCGGGAGACCGATGGCGTTGGAGTTGCTTGCCGCGCGTTGCACCATCAGCGTCTGCCACAGCCGCACCCGCGATCTGGCCGCGAAGGCCCGCGCCGCCGATGTGCTGGTGGTTGCCATTGGCCACCCGCGCTTCGTTGCCGGGGATTGGATCAAGCCAGGTGCAATGGTCATTGACGTGGGCATGAACCGCGACCAGGACGGACGACTATGCGGCGATGTCGACTTCGACAGCGCTCGCGAGCGCGCCGGCTGGATCACCCCTGTACCCGGCGGGGTGGGCCCCATGACCATCGCCAGCCTGCTCGAAAACACACTCCAGGCCGCGCAACTGGCCTCCAAGGACCCATTGTCCAGTCCCATGAGAAAACTGCTCTAA
- a CDS encoding glucose-1-phosphate adenylyltransferase family protein — protein MPTQTLTFLIATERGTPAELTEERTKAAVPFGGKYRVIDFSLANCLHSGLRQILVLTQYKSHSLHKHLRDGWSLFNPELGEFITPLPPQMRVDGGWYLGLVDALRQNRYLIERNPARRLLLLDGGAVYRMDYAAMLRWHDEQQAQITAALRPVTDESAPSLYRVECSEDDQVLAVHGPATDHPPTGLAPMGVVVIDKDYLLEQLDQLVRASNGHCDTDFVASLLTSSAGARVSAYRFGGERGRVSQDRYWSDLGSIDAYYQAHMSLLESRPAIDLYQPCWNILTYQGQHPPARTVPGPGSGNEGVFVNSMLAAGTLIRGGAVNRSVFFPCVTIDDGAIVDGSILFDRVQVGAGAELNRCILDKDVVVSPGARIGVDRKEDRARFSVSPQGVVVVPKGARV, from the coding sequence ATGCCAACCCAGACACTGACCTTCCTCATCGCCACCGAGCGTGGCACGCCGGCGGAACTGACCGAAGAACGTACCAAAGCCGCCGTGCCCTTTGGCGGGAAATACCGGGTGATTGATTTCAGTCTCGCCAACTGCCTGCACTCCGGGCTGCGGCAGATTTTGGTGCTGACGCAGTACAAGTCCCACTCGTTGCACAAGCATCTGCGTGACGGCTGGTCACTATTCAACCCGGAGCTTGGCGAGTTCATCACGCCCCTGCCGCCGCAAATGCGCGTCGATGGAGGTTGGTATCTTGGCCTTGTGGATGCCTTGCGCCAAAACCGCTATCTGATTGAGCGCAATCCCGCGCGGCGTCTGCTGTTGCTCGACGGGGGGGCTGTCTATCGGATGGATTACGCGGCCATGCTGCGCTGGCACGATGAGCAGCAGGCCCAGATCACCGCCGCGCTGCGACCGGTGACCGACGAGTCTGCCCCTAGCCTTTACCGAGTTGAATGCAGCGAGGATGACCAAGTCCTTGCTGTCCATGGCCCCGCAACCGACCATCCGCCAACAGGGCTCGCCCCCATGGGTGTCGTGGTCATTGACAAAGACTACCTGCTCGAGCAACTCGACCAACTGGTGCGGGCCAGTAATGGTCACTGTGATACCGATTTTGTGGCGTCATTGCTCACATCATCGGCCGGGGCGCGCGTGAGCGCATATCGATTTGGGGGCGAACGCGGGCGGGTGTCGCAGGATCGCTACTGGAGCGACCTCGGCTCGATCGACGCCTATTACCAAGCGCATATGTCACTGCTTGAATCGCGCCCGGCGATCGATCTGTATCAGCCGTGCTGGAACATACTGACTTATCAGGGGCAGCATCCACCGGCGCGCACCGTGCCGGGACCAGGCTCGGGAAACGAGGGGGTTTTCGTGAATTCCATGCTGGCTGCTGGAACCCTGATTCGTGGCGGTGCGGTGAACCGTTCGGTGTTTTTCCCCTGTGTCACTATCGATGACGGCGCCATAGTGGATGGCTCCATTCTGTTTGATCGAGTCCAGGTTGGAGCTGGCGCCGAACTCAACCGCTGCATTCTCGATAAAGACGTGGTGGTCTCACCGGGCGCGCGCATTGGCGTTGATCGCAAGGAGGATCGCGCGCGCTTTTCAGTCTCACCCCAGGGGGTGGTGGTGGTGCCCAAGGGCGCGCGCGTGTGA
- a CDS encoding HsdM family class I SAM-dependent methyltransferase codes for MAGQQDMRDRTLAERYQALRHHYAAFGAELPLEKAHDFVHAGVVWGEVQGNETPRILLIALDPGHWEYSQEAKLDELAYELLASLEDDWPVFAHLKDDTNSRCYALFGLDGTEGTHSVDEIPGIELIREYERLNKYTTLKWSMQIYTRLMHQLDAFHEQVYQTVKDRVSDKNDIIEEVAKILFLESFRCHQDEDLTFEYEGKQLNFPEVFDYRYVRQHGDLAVKQIQTAFDQLKAHQDYVVITDDGSRNAIFDDKTHLRLMQPKNYATLLEAIQDLGPVTTNEGKRVKDQGKLSDVQADLLGRVFDVFLRANFESKGGLGVYLTPNPVKQAMLEIACYDIAKDFKAVEELAAGQFRFCDPACGTYGFGSVALSRLNSMLDNLGNMPDSEREKLKEQLLEHSFVGADSAPRMVTLARVNMALQGANKAKIFYTDNSLTTRALKPNSFSLICTNPPFGTPKFKSDKKGSESKKH; via the coding sequence GTGGCAGGACAACAAGACATGCGTGATCGAACATTGGCTGAGCGCTACCAGGCATTGCGACATCACTATGCCGCCTTTGGCGCGGAATTGCCGTTGGAGAAGGCCCACGACTTCGTCCATGCCGGAGTCGTCTGGGGCGAAGTCCAGGGTAACGAAACGCCCCGCATCCTGCTGATCGCGCTCGACCCTGGCCACTGGGAATACTCGCAGGAGGCCAAGCTCGATGAGTTGGCGTACGAGTTGCTGGCTTCGCTGGAAGACGACTGGCCGGTCTTTGCGCATCTGAAAGACGATACCAACAGCCGCTGCTATGCGCTGTTCGGTCTGGACGGCACCGAAGGTACCCACTCGGTCGATGAGATCCCGGGCATCGAGCTGATCCGCGAATACGAGCGGCTCAACAAATACACCACCTTGAAGTGGTCGATGCAGATCTACACCCGCTTGATGCACCAGCTCGATGCGTTTCACGAGCAGGTGTACCAGACGGTCAAGGACCGGGTGTCGGACAAGAACGACATCATCGAAGAGGTCGCCAAAATCCTGTTCCTGGAGTCCTTCCGCTGCCATCAGGATGAGGATCTGACCTTCGAGTACGAAGGCAAGCAGCTCAACTTCCCGGAAGTCTTCGACTACCGCTACGTGCGCCAACACGGCGATCTCGCGGTCAAGCAGATTCAGACCGCCTTCGATCAGCTCAAGGCGCACCAAGACTATGTGGTCATCACCGACGATGGCAGCAGGAACGCCATCTTTGACGACAAGACCCACCTGCGGCTGATGCAGCCGAAGAACTATGCAACCTTGCTGGAGGCGATTCAGGACCTGGGGCCGGTCACCACCAACGAAGGCAAGCGCGTCAAGGATCAGGGCAAGCTGTCCGACGTGCAGGCCGATCTGCTGGGGCGCGTGTTTGATGTCTTCCTCCGCGCCAACTTCGAGAGCAAGGGCGGACTTGGGGTTTACCTGACGCCCAACCCCGTCAAGCAGGCGATGCTGGAAATCGCATGCTATGACATAGCCAAGGATTTCAAGGCCGTGGAAGAGTTGGCCGCCGGGCAATTCCGCTTTTGTGATCCTGCCTGCGGAACCTACGGCTTCGGATCGGTTGCGCTTAGTCGGCTGAATTCGATGTTGGACAACTTGGGCAACATGCCTGATTCGGAGAGAGAAAAGCTAAAAGAGCAGCTGTTGGAGCACAGTTTCGTCGGCGCTGACTCCGCGCCGCGCATGGTCACCCTCGCACGGGTCAACATGGCCTTGCAGGGCGCCAACAAGGCCAAGATCTTTTACACCGACAACTCCCTGACCACGCGCGCCCTCAAGCCCAACAGCTTCAGCCTGATCTGCACCAATCCGCCCTTCGGAACCCCGAAATTCAAATCAGACAAGAAAGGCTCGGAGTCCAAGAAGCATTAG
- a CDS encoding N-6 DNA methylase, giving the protein MEQVLGGFRPAKQVMESYNAYYDHVRMTWVDTGDLELDEDGNPIWAGFRTDLRNVSTGKKPRYELFPTTSGLAMGSKPGNKGNWKQVKGGSIDPAVLFIDRCLQLLKPGGRLLIVLPDGVLCNSGDRYVREYIMGKKDEQSGEFVGGKAIVKAVISLPADTFKLSGTGAKTSILYLQKRHARDDNPEQFLPEPQTDVFMAVAETLGYLVKNNIEDYSAGVSNDLDKIVGAYKRGE; this is encoded by the coding sequence ATGGAGCAGGTCTTGGGCGGCTTTCGTCCCGCCAAGCAGGTGATGGAGTCCTACAATGCCTACTATGATCATGTGCGCATGACCTGGGTGGATACCGGCGATCTGGAATTGGACGAGGACGGTAATCCCATCTGGGCCGGCTTCCGCACCGACCTGCGTAATGTCTCCACCGGCAAGAAGCCAAGATATGAGCTGTTTCCCACGACCAGCGGCTTGGCCATGGGCAGCAAGCCAGGCAACAAGGGCAACTGGAAGCAGGTAAAGGGCGGCTCCATCGACCCGGCCGTGTTGTTCATCGACCGCTGCCTGCAGTTGCTGAAACCCGGCGGTCGCTTGCTGATCGTGCTGCCGGATGGGGTGCTCTGTAATTCCGGTGATCGCTATGTGCGCGAGTACATCATGGGCAAGAAGGACGAACAATCCGGCGAGTTCGTCGGCGGCAAGGCGATCGTCAAGGCCGTGATTTCGCTGCCTGCCGACACCTTCAAGCTCAGCGGCACGGGGGCCAAGACCTCGATCCTTTACTTGCAGAAGCGCCATGCGCGAGACGACAACCCAGAGCAGTTCCTGCCGGAGCCGCAGACGGATGTGTTCATGGCCGTGGCGGAAACGCTTGGGTATCTGGTGAAGAACAATATCGAGGATTACTCGGCCGGAGTTTCCAATGATCTTGATAAGATCGTGGGAGCCTACAAGCGTGGTGAATGA
- a CDS encoding nucleotidyltransferase domain-containing protein has product MDSETEHTTKLFLDRIRQHYPLREAYLFGSRARQQPGSESDADIALLLKGTTGSRADTAVEMAAIAFDVMLETGILVDALPFWEDEWAHPERFGNPALIQNVLHDGVRL; this is encoded by the coding sequence ATGGACAGTGAAACCGAGCACACCACGAAGCTGTTTTTGGATCGGATCCGTCAGCACTACCCGTTGCGCGAGGCCTATCTGTTCGGCAGTCGTGCCAGGCAGCAGCCAGGCAGTGAAAGTGATGCCGATATCGCGTTGTTACTGAAAGGCACGACCGGCAGCCGCGCGGATACGGCAGTGGAGATGGCGGCCATTGCGTTCGACGTGATGCTGGAGACCGGAATCCTGGTCGATGCGCTGCCATTCTGGGAAGACGAATGGGCGCACCCCGAGCGCTTCGGTAATCCAGCGCTGATTCAGAACGTCCTGCACGATGGGGTGCGTCTGTGA
- a CDS encoding HEPN domain-containing protein yields MTPADYLSKARRALASACLLLADGDTEGACNRAYYAMFDAAHAALLHADPGLNPATTKTHRGLIAAFGEQLVMTGLIPADLGRSINQVERIRLF; encoded by the coding sequence GTGACACCGGCAGACTACCTCAGCAAGGCCCGCCGTGCCTTGGCATCGGCATGTTTGCTGCTCGCCGATGGTGATACCGAGGGCGCCTGCAACCGCGCCTACTATGCGATGTTTGATGCGGCCCACGCCGCACTGTTGCATGCCGACCCTGGCCTGAATCCCGCCACGACCAAGACCCACCGCGGGCTGATTGCCGCGTTTGGCGAGCAATTGGTCATGACAGGGCTGATCCCGGCTGATCTTGGCCGATCCATCAATCAAGTGGAACGGATTCGACTGTTCTGA
- a CDS encoding restriction endonuclease subunit S domain-containing protein, which yields MFATRVATTNLNERLDAGFYHPEYLSLDDRLDSFGAVSLYTLVKGVSCGPFGGNAIADDLYAEEGVIFVRPLNITSNTFDDASVVKVPKELLKKYGLKVYSGKNLYFGRVGMPCVSVINAETSISPNIIIARLDSAKADPDYLYAFSSSRYGLSQLKRQLKEVAQPTTSTDAVKYLKVFLPCREVQKYIGDKIRQAEMLFAWSRNRKAKVASTLPVVNQETDVIIKEACFVSTKILTESRLDGWFYQSSYLKLEELLRKVGYVKLGDLCKRVNAGWKKSDSYFYYYEIGGINVSTGTIDADLIRACDAPTRAKTTIRFGDVVVSTVRPNRKNVALIIDDHSPLDMVATSGFSVLRFRSNEEAALYGLWLRSDDATMQLMRWNSGSAYPAIDDEVPLHILAPTFDSKFVEMMGAKILDAHFALRIANKLSKSASFLVEALIEGNVTESQFIATQKALEFGDTSQDRAILSRLKTEGMDGKGDPLFPDLDRLYELLEQANH from the coding sequence ATGTTTGCCACAAGGGTAGCAACAACGAATCTAAACGAACGTTTAGATGCTGGCTTTTACCATCCTGAATATTTGTCCCTAGATGATCGCCTGGATTCGTTTGGGGCCGTGTCCCTATATACGCTTGTTAAGGGTGTGTCATGCGGGCCGTTTGGTGGTAACGCTATTGCTGACGATCTTTATGCAGAAGAAGGCGTTATTTTTGTCCGCCCTCTAAATATCACATCGAATACTTTCGACGATGCTTCTGTTGTCAAGGTACCCAAGGAGTTGCTAAAAAAATATGGATTGAAGGTTTATTCGGGTAAAAACTTGTATTTTGGTAGGGTGGGGATGCCATGTGTTTCGGTTATTAATGCTGAAACTAGTATCTCGCCAAATATCATCATTGCTCGTTTAGATTCAGCAAAAGCTGATCCTGATTATCTGTATGCTTTCTCTTCTTCACGTTATGGCCTTAGTCAGTTAAAGCGACAATTGAAAGAGGTTGCTCAGCCAACGACATCAACGGATGCGGTAAAATATTTAAAGGTGTTCCTGCCTTGTAGAGAAGTGCAGAAATATATTGGTGACAAAATTCGCCAAGCCGAAATGCTATTTGCTTGGTCTCGCAATAGGAAAGCCAAAGTTGCCAGTACGCTTCCTGTTGTCAATCAAGAAACTGATGTCATAATAAAGGAGGCTTGCTTCGTATCTACTAAAATTTTAACTGAGTCTAGATTGGACGGATGGTTCTATCAGTCATCCTACCTGAAGCTCGAGGAACTTCTAAGGAAGGTGGGTTATGTCAAGTTGGGTGATTTGTGTAAACGAGTAAATGCTGGCTGGAAAAAGTCCGACAGCTATTTTTATTATTATGAAATTGGTGGGATTAATGTTTCGACCGGAACAATAGACGCAGATCTTATTCGAGCATGTGATGCGCCAACCCGAGCAAAGACCACCATCAGATTTGGCGATGTGGTTGTATCTACGGTTAGGCCAAATCGTAAGAATGTGGCGCTTATTATTGATGATCATTCCCCATTGGACATGGTTGCCACGTCAGGCTTTAGTGTTCTGCGTTTTCGTTCTAATGAAGAGGCTGCACTCTATGGTCTTTGGTTGCGTTCTGATGATGCAACCATGCAACTCATGAGGTGGAATTCTGGGAGCGCATATCCAGCAATAGATGATGAAGTTCCTTTGCATATATTAGCCCCGACTTTTGACTCAAAGTTTGTTGAGATGATGGGGGCGAAGATCCTGGATGCGCATTTTGCGTTACGGATCGCCAATAAACTCAGTAAGTCGGCGAGTTTCTTAGTGGAAGCGCTGATCGAGGGAAATGTAACAGAGTCCCAATTCATCGCAACACAAAAAGCTCTCGAATTCGGCGATACCTCCCAAGACCGAGCCATCCTCTCCCGCCTAAAGACTGAAGGCATGGATGGCAAAGGCGATCCTCTTTTCCCCGACCTCGACCGTCTCTATGAACTCCTGGAACAGGCAAACCACTGA
- a CDS encoding Fic family protein, producing the protein MNLKALQCLDPDLRAALLAQIRDLWTHSSTALEGNTLTLGETKFVIEEGLTVSGKPLKDHQEVMGHVRAIELIYQGLGETVTESHLFELHRAVQSTIVTDIYKPYGAWKLEPNGTYAVTEEGRQTFIEYASPEDVPALMTEWLAELNRLAGEQLSETDAVDAYARLHLGFVHVHPFWDGNGRLARLLSNIPVLRSGHLPLVIEVRDRKEYIDILARYELASGQLTAKTGVWPAEAEEAPFRAFCQRSYQATRDLVKQASDQQAKRNRRRHNGGDAQ; encoded by the coding sequence ATGAACCTCAAAGCACTCCAATGCCTCGACCCCGACCTGCGCGCGGCCCTGCTGGCCCAGATCCGCGACCTCTGGACGCATAGCTCTACCGCGCTGGAGGGCAACACCCTCACCCTTGGCGAGACCAAGTTCGTCATTGAGGAGGGGCTGACGGTCTCCGGCAAGCCATTGAAGGATCACCAGGAGGTGATGGGGCATGTACGGGCCATCGAGCTGATCTACCAGGGCTTGGGCGAGACAGTCACCGAATCGCACCTGTTCGAGCTGCACCGGGCGGTGCAATCAACAATCGTTACAGACATCTACAAGCCCTACGGGGCCTGGAAGCTGGAGCCCAACGGAACCTATGCCGTCACCGAGGAGGGGCGGCAGACCTTCATCGAATATGCCTCACCCGAAGACGTACCCGCGCTGATGACCGAGTGGCTGGCCGAGCTTAATCGGCTCGCTGGCGAGCAATTAAGCGAGACGGACGCAGTCGATGCCTATGCCCGGCTGCACCTGGGGTTTGTCCATGTGCACCCATTCTGGGACGGCAATGGACGCCTGGCCCGCCTGCTGAGCAACATTCCGGTGTTGCGTTCCGGCCATCTGCCGCTGGTGATCGAGGTGCGCGACCGCAAAGAATACATCGACATCCTGGCCCGATACGAGTTGGCAAGTGGGCAGCTCACCGCCAAAACTGGGGTTTGGCCCGCCGAGGCCGAGGAGGCGCCTTTTCGGGCCTTTTGTCAGCGCTCCTACCAGGCGACGCGAGACCTGGTTAAACAGGCGAGCGACCAACAAGCCAAGCGCAACCGTCGTCGGCACAACGGCGGGGATGCGCAATGA
- a CDS encoding helicase HerA domain-containing protein produces MKHKVLGKLVGNTGDSAKLTMVVGGSFAVRRGEFVRIMHQEREDESHVPVLGRVTKMHRSNMLFNAGFGDSVTELELLPGASVTGEHLYANLELVGYRDPVTRQIKIPRRPLDPGASVETVDFQFLCDFYEFNEHTSLHLGNLVGYERGKNPVPVFIDVNNLVTEHLAVLAMTGSGKSYTVGRIIERLVAINNGTVVVFDPHGEYGKALAKGKLNFSTGFDQVEDVRDRKLLPRIQETIERLQAADAGVQVYTPQHDSFRHKYAGKNQPLALQFDRFEMDDVAEILPGLTEPQQRVLDVAIRYWRKTDQEEPRDINRLRYFLGDGLDELRGWDDLSDAEANALNGRSAAVASMKLSRVLNEAQSFYSATMAEPTDIYRLVGRPSNRKGRMVVVDLQGLSDTAKQVVCALLSSEILRAAASKTDPLRPSFLVYEEGHSFAPSGGNAVSHRVIKKIAGEGRKFGVGFCIVSQRPSKLDPDVTSQCNTLITMRLKNPDDQRFIAKASDMVSKADLDELPSLSTGEALVCGRSIPAPLLVKVGTKALIHGGESPQVLEVWDSFHE; encoded by the coding sequence ATGAAACACAAGGTGCTAGGGAAGCTGGTCGGCAACACCGGGGACTCCGCCAAGTTGACAATGGTTGTCGGGGGATCATTCGCTGTCAGACGCGGCGAGTTTGTGCGCATCATGCACCAAGAGCGTGAGGATGAATCGCACGTTCCCGTATTGGGCAGGGTGACGAAGATGCATCGCTCGAACATGCTGTTCAACGCCGGGTTCGGTGACAGCGTTACGGAACTGGAACTGCTACCGGGGGCCAGCGTCACAGGGGAGCACCTCTATGCCAACCTGGAACTCGTCGGGTACCGGGATCCGGTGACGCGCCAGATCAAGATACCGCGACGTCCGCTGGATCCCGGCGCAAGCGTTGAGACGGTGGATTTCCAGTTCCTGTGCGATTTTTATGAATTTAACGAACACACCAGTCTTCACTTGGGCAACCTAGTGGGATACGAACGCGGTAAAAACCCCGTTCCGGTTTTTATCGACGTAAACAATCTGGTGACAGAGCACCTTGCCGTACTGGCGATGACCGGGTCAGGCAAGAGCTACACCGTCGGGCGGATCATCGAGCGCCTGGTGGCGATCAACAACGGAACCGTGGTGGTGTTCGATCCCCATGGTGAGTACGGCAAGGCGCTGGCCAAGGGGAAGCTGAACTTTTCCACGGGTTTCGATCAGGTTGAAGATGTCCGTGATCGAAAACTGCTGCCGCGGATTCAGGAAACAATTGAACGCTTGCAGGCGGCTGATGCGGGTGTTCAGGTTTATACACCGCAGCATGACTCCTTCCGGCATAAGTATGCCGGGAAGAACCAGCCGCTGGCGCTACAGTTCGACCGCTTCGAGATGGACGACGTGGCCGAAATTCTTCCGGGGCTCACGGAGCCTCAACAGCGTGTTCTCGATGTCGCCATCCGCTATTGGCGCAAAACAGACCAGGAAGAGCCGCGTGACATCAACCGGTTGCGCTATTTTCTGGGCGATGGTCTTGATGAGCTGCGCGGCTGGGATGACTTATCGGATGCCGAAGCCAACGCCTTGAATGGACGCAGCGCGGCGGTGGCGTCCATGAAACTCAGCCGGGTGCTCAACGAAGCGCAGAGCTTCTATTCGGCGACCATGGCCGAGCCGACCGATATCTATCGCTTGGTCGGGAGACCGTCGAATCGGAAGGGCCGCATGGTGGTGGTTGACTTGCAAGGGTTAAGCGATACTGCAAAGCAGGTGGTCTGTGCGCTGCTTTCAAGCGAGATCCTCAGAGCGGCAGCGAGCAAGACGGATCCCTTGCGGCCCAGTTTCTTGGTGTACGAGGAAGGACACAGCTTTGCACCGAGCGGCGGAAATGCAGTCAGCCACAGGGTGATCAAAAAAATTGCCGGCGAAGGCCGTAAGTTTGGTGTGGGGTTCTGCATCGTTAGTCAACGCCCGTCGAAGTTGGACCCAGATGTGACCTCGCAGTGCAACACCCTGATCACCATGCGACTGAAAAACCCGGACGATCAGCGCTTCATCGCGAAGGCGTCGGACATGGTCAGCAAAGCAGACCTTGACGAGTTACCCAGTCTTTCGACGGGCGAGGCGTTGGTTTGCGGGCGTTCGATCCCGGCTCCGCTGTTGGTCAAGGTGGGTACAAAGGCCCTGATTCACGGTGGTGAATCTCCCCAGGTGCTGGAGGTCTGGGACAGCTTCCATGAATGA